CTTCCGGCACGACACGACCGGGACCACCGTCACGCTGGAATGGAGGATCGGTTCGTGACGACGGCACTCACGGTGGTCGCCGGCCCGGGCGAGGACGGGAACCGGGTCCTGACCGCCACGGGGGAGATCGACATGAGCAACGCCGCGGAGTTCGGCGCGGCCCTGGACCGCGAGCTGGCGGCACGGACCGCCGTCACCCTGGACCTGACCGGGGTGACCTACCTCGACAGCGCCGGGATCGCGGTGCTCTTCGACCGGGCCGACGGGCACGACCTGCGGCTGGTGGCGCCGCGGCTGCTCGACCGGGTGCTGCGGATCTCCGGGCTGCCCCGGGTGACGAAGGTGATGATCCGCTGAGCGGTTGGCCGGCGGCCCACGGGGTAAGCCTCCGGCAGCGACGGCCGCCCGATGGGTTGTGCTACCGGCTGTCGCCAGGTGGCCCCGGCGCCCAACCCACGACGTTCAGCAGCGAGCGCCGGGCCGGAGCCACCGCCCGGTCGGTGTTGCGGAGGACGCGACGGACGCGAGTAAGGTTTCGATGT
This window of the Amycolatopsis balhimycina FH 1894 genome carries:
- a CDS encoding STAS domain-containing protein, coding for MTTALTVVAGPGEDGNRVLTATGEIDMSNAAEFGAALDRELAARTAVTLDLTGVTYLDSAGIAVLFDRADGHDLRLVAPRLLDRVLRISGLPRVTKVMIR